One genomic window of Thermus caldifontis includes the following:
- a CDS encoding Maf family protein, whose protein sequence is MAGRNAPLVLTLASGSPRRKALLEALGFPLRVVPPGVEEEGESLPLDPKELALALARRKGEGVPGEWVLAADTVVDLEGRVLGKPKDRAENHLFLRLLSGRTHRVHTAIYLRTPQDLVTEVHTTQVRFRRLSEEEIAWYVHSGEGLDKAGGYGAQGLGMALLQAIEGDFYTVVGLPVARVFALLWERGFRP, encoded by the coding sequence ATGGCAGGAAGGAACGCCCCTTTAGTGCTCACCCTAGCCTCGGGTAGTCCCAGGCGTAAGGCCCTCCTCGAGGCCCTGGGCTTTCCCCTAAGGGTGGTCCCCCCTGGGGTGGAAGAGGAAGGGGAAAGCCTTCCCCTAGACCCCAAGGAGCTGGCCCTGGCCCTGGCCCGGCGCAAGGGGGAAGGGGTGCCAGGGGAGTGGGTATTGGCCGCGGATACCGTGGTGGACCTGGAGGGCCGGGTGCTCGGCAAACCCAAGGATCGGGCAGAAAACCACCTCTTTCTCCGCCTCCTTTCCGGCAGAACCCACCGGGTCCACACCGCCATCTACCTGCGCACCCCTCAAGACCTGGTGACGGAGGTGCACACCACCCAGGTCCGCTTCCGCAGGCTTTCCGAGGAGGAGATCGCCTGGTACGTGCACAGCGGCGAGGGCCTGGACAAGGCGGGGGGCTACGGAGCCCAGGGCTTGGGCATGGCCCTTTTGCAGGCGATCGAGGGGGATTTCTACACGGTGGTGGGCCTGCCTGTGGCCCGGGTTTTTGCTCTTCTTTGGGAGAGGGGGTTTAGGCCATGA